One stretch of Bremerella cremea DNA includes these proteins:
- a CDS encoding Gfo/Idh/MocA family protein, translated as MSDKTFNVAMIGLGFGAEFIPIYQAHPNANVYAICRRDEAALQKSGDMFGIEKRYTSYDDVLADPQVDFVHINSPIPDHAWMSLKALDAGKHVMCTVPMATTIDECRQIVEKVAETGLKYMMAETVVYSREYLFIKQLYESGELGKIQYMQASHPQDMAGWPEYWERMIPMHYATHVVSPVLGLVDGLAEYVSCFGSGSINNELAKKSGNPYAVESCHIKIKDSDVAAHIWRFLFDTARQYRESFDVYGTKQSFEWSLVEGEPHVLHTAKKPEPEIASHVEIPDFAHLLPEPIQKFTQSIEDAAHLSFIQGGGHGGSHPHLVNEMISSLLEDRDPRPNAVTSANWTCVGICAHESTMKGGELVRLPEFTLQQPSGNKTVAAS; from the coding sequence ATGAGTGACAAGACATTTAACGTGGCAATGATCGGACTCGGATTCGGAGCTGAATTCATTCCGATTTATCAAGCCCACCCCAACGCCAACGTGTACGCGATTTGCCGACGTGATGAGGCCGCTTTGCAGAAGTCGGGGGATATGTTCGGTATCGAGAAGCGATACACGTCGTACGACGACGTTTTAGCCGATCCGCAAGTCGACTTCGTCCATATCAACTCCCCAATTCCTGACCATGCGTGGATGTCGCTCAAGGCCCTTGATGCCGGCAAACACGTCATGTGTACCGTTCCGATGGCCACGACAATCGACGAATGCCGTCAAATTGTCGAAAAAGTTGCCGAAACGGGCCTGAAGTACATGATGGCCGAAACGGTCGTTTACAGCCGTGAATACCTCTTCATCAAGCAACTGTACGAATCGGGCGAACTGGGCAAGATCCAGTACATGCAAGCTTCGCACCCGCAAGACATGGCAGGTTGGCCGGAATACTGGGAACGAATGATCCCAATGCACTACGCCACGCATGTTGTCAGCCCAGTGCTGGGCTTGGTGGATGGGCTGGCCGAGTACGTTAGTTGCTTCGGTTCAGGCAGCATCAACAACGAACTGGCCAAGAAGTCCGGCAACCCCTACGCGGTCGAATCGTGCCATATCAAGATCAAGGATAGCGACGTCGCCGCCCACATCTGGCGATTCCTGTTCGATACGGCTCGTCAATATCGAGAAAGCTTCGATGTCTACGGCACCAAGCAAAGCTTCGAGTGGTCGCTCGTCGAAGGGGAACCGCACGTGCTGCATACCGCCAAGAAGCCAGAGCCAGAGATCGCCTCGCATGTCGAAATTCCCGACTTTGCTCACTTGCTGCCCGAACCGATTCAGAAGTTTACGCAGTCGATCGAAGATGCCGCGCATCTTTCGTTCATCCAAGGTGGCGGCCACGGCGGATCGCACCCCCACTTGGTCAACGAGATGATCAGCTCCCTGCTGGAAGATCGCGACCCACGTCCTAATGCGGTAACCTCCGCCAACTGGACTTGCGTTGGCATCTGTGCCCACGAATCGACCATGAAAGGTGGCGAACTGGTCCGCTTGCCGGAATTCACGCTACAGCAGCCGTCTGGTAATAAAACGGTTGCGGCTTCCTAA
- the recQ gene encoding DNA helicase RecQ, translated as MESTSTVTSDQLLATMHKYWGYECFRPLQQEAMQSVLDDRDSVVVMPTGGGKSLCYQVPALCKPGLAVVASPLISLMKDQVDALAACGIRAACINSTITLSERREIAADIRSGATKILYLAPERLLSERTLDFLAEANVSFFAIDESHCISEWGHDFRPEYRMMRMLKDRFPGVGVHAYTATATERVRQDIAQQLGLVDPELLVGSFDRPNLMYRVVRRKDRFAQIQEVIARHPNESGIVYCIRRADVESIAEQLNSVGIKALPYHAGLSDEQRQDHQDAFIKERVDVVVATVAFGMGIDKSNVRYVVHAGMPKSLESYQQESGRAGRDSLEAECVLLYSSGDMMTWKKMLGDLPDAAQKSAFHSLEALDHFCIGTECRHRMLVSYFGQELEEEECEACDVCLGTVDLVEDGLVLGQKILSCIVRTGERFGADHNAKVLCGSRDKRVLEFGHDELSTYGLLQDQSIRAVRTWIEQLVGQRFLSKTGEYNILKLTDSGRQLLRGEITPKLTKAEAEKADSPKRKGKADDWEGVDRGLFESLRTLRRDKAAEAGIPAYIVFGDSSLREMARHRPSTLESFRLMKGVGDKKCQDYGETFTQHIVAYCQQEGLEVDALETEVVAAPRREPPKNQSPALKDAFTLFAKGKMVDEVAAIIGRANTTVQGYLEQFIREQKLEDPTAWVTGETARRVEAALEECGQRALRPIYEHLGEEVPYEEIRIVIACLQNRESA; from the coding sequence ATGGAATCAACCTCCACCGTCACATCCGACCAATTGCTGGCGACCATGCACAAATATTGGGGCTACGAATGTTTTCGCCCCTTGCAGCAGGAAGCCATGCAATCGGTGCTGGACGATCGCGACTCGGTCGTCGTTATGCCGACTGGCGGAGGCAAGTCGCTTTGTTACCAAGTGCCGGCCCTCTGCAAGCCTGGCTTGGCGGTGGTGGCGTCGCCGTTGATTTCGTTAATGAAAGACCAGGTCGATGCCTTGGCAGCATGCGGCATTCGGGCGGCGTGCATCAACAGCACAATTACCTTGAGTGAACGCCGCGAGATTGCAGCTGATATTCGTAGTGGAGCGACCAAGATTCTTTACCTGGCCCCTGAGCGCCTTTTGTCCGAGCGGACGCTTGATTTCCTGGCCGAAGCGAACGTTTCGTTCTTTGCGATCGACGAATCGCACTGCATTAGCGAATGGGGGCACGACTTCCGGCCAGAATACCGCATGATGCGGATGCTGAAGGACCGCTTCCCAGGCGTTGGGGTGCATGCTTACACCGCCACAGCGACCGAACGCGTGCGACAAGATATCGCCCAGCAGTTGGGCTTGGTTGATCCTGAATTGCTGGTCGGTTCGTTCGACCGCCCGAACCTGATGTACCGGGTCGTGCGGCGGAAAGATCGTTTCGCCCAGATTCAAGAAGTAATCGCCCGCCACCCTAACGAATCAGGCATTGTCTATTGCATCCGCCGAGCCGATGTCGAATCGATTGCCGAACAACTTAATAGCGTCGGCATCAAAGCACTCCCTTACCATGCTGGCCTCAGCGACGAACAACGCCAAGACCATCAAGACGCGTTCATCAAAGAACGGGTCGACGTCGTCGTTGCCACGGTGGCGTTTGGTATGGGTATCGATAAGTCGAACGTTCGCTACGTGGTCCACGCCGGGATGCCCAAGTCGCTGGAAAGTTATCAGCAGGAAAGTGGCCGGGCCGGACGTGATAGCCTGGAAGCGGAATGCGTGTTGCTGTATTCCAGCGGCGACATGATGACCTGGAAGAAAATGCTCGGCGACCTGCCTGACGCAGCACAGAAATCGGCGTTCCATTCGCTGGAAGCCCTCGATCATTTCTGCATCGGCACCGAGTGTCGCCATCGTATGTTGGTTAGCTACTTCGGGCAAGAACTCGAAGAAGAAGAGTGCGAGGCCTGTGATGTTTGCCTGGGAACGGTCGATCTGGTCGAAGATGGGCTGGTGCTAGGTCAGAAGATCTTGTCGTGCATTGTCCGGACCGGTGAACGTTTCGGTGCGGATCACAATGCTAAAGTGCTGTGCGGCTCACGCGATAAGCGGGTGCTTGAATTCGGACATGACGAATTAAGCACTTACGGCCTGCTTCAAGATCAAAGCATCCGCGCCGTTAGGACCTGGATTGAGCAACTGGTGGGACAGCGTTTCCTCTCGAAGACGGGGGAATACAACATTCTGAAGCTGACCGACAGCGGACGCCAATTGCTGCGCGGCGAGATCACTCCGAAGCTCACCAAGGCGGAAGCCGAGAAAGCGGATAGCCCCAAACGCAAAGGGAAGGCCGACGATTGGGAAGGTGTCGATCGTGGGCTGTTTGAATCGCTGCGGACGCTGCGACGAGACAAAGCGGCCGAGGCGGGCATCCCGGCGTACATTGTGTTCGGTGATAGCTCGCTTCGCGAAATGGCGCGGCATCGTCCCTCCACGCTCGAAAGCTTCCGCTTAATGAAAGGGGTCGGCGATAAAAAGTGCCAAGACTACGGCGAGACGTTCACCCAGCACATTGTCGCTTATTGTCAGCAAGAAGGTCTGGAAGTCGATGCGCTGGAAACCGAGGTGGTCGCTGCCCCTCGCCGAGAACCGCCCAAGAATCAATCACCGGCCCTCAAAGATGCGTTCACGCTGTTCGCTAAAGGGAAAATGGTGGACGAAGTCGCCGCGATTATCGGTCGGGCCAATACTACCGTCCAGGGCTACCTCGAACAGTTCATCCGCGAACAAAAGCTGGAAGATCCTACCGCCTGGGTTACCGGTGAAACGGCCCGCCGCGTGGAAGCCGCTCTGGAAGAATGCGGCCAACGAGCACTCAGGCCCATTTACGAACACCTGGGAGAAGAAGTGCCGTACGAAGAAATCCGGATTGTGATTGCCTGTTTACAGAACCGGGAATCGGCTTGA
- a CDS encoding TIGR03364 family FAD-dependent oxidoreductase, which produces MDFDLIVIGGGIVGLGHAWAAAKQGQSVAVFDNNSRAEGASIRNFGMVWPVGQPAGPQRALALRSRSLWRELGAAAGFPVHTCGSLHLAHHEDEMAVLKEFAASTAADGLDIELVTSKQIAALTSAANQTNLQGGLYCRSELRVTPPIAISSATSYLATTLGVQFHFETPITKVESGVAFSADGQSFTAKRIVIATGAYFQYLFPKIHKAERLLLCKLQMLLTEAQPANWQLGPHIASGLTLRHYPSFIGCPSLAAVKERIAQACPELDRYGIHVMASQADGGGLILGDSHEYNDDIEPTDKAEIDALMLQELRKIIDVPNWNIARRWSGLYAKHPSQMCFVREVCPDVLVVNGFGGNGMTLALAFSEAIIHRWKDSAHLEALHGTPVSDRH; this is translated from the coding sequence ATGGATTTCGACTTAATTGTCATCGGTGGTGGAATTGTCGGTCTGGGGCATGCTTGGGCAGCGGCCAAACAAGGCCAATCGGTGGCGGTCTTCGATAACAACTCACGAGCCGAAGGGGCCAGCATTCGCAACTTTGGCATGGTTTGGCCGGTCGGTCAGCCAGCCGGACCTCAGCGGGCTCTCGCCCTCCGCAGCCGTTCTTTGTGGCGAGAACTAGGTGCAGCCGCTGGATTTCCGGTGCACACTTGCGGCTCGCTCCACTTGGCACACCATGAAGACGAGATGGCCGTGCTGAAGGAGTTTGCTGCTTCAACCGCTGCCGATGGCCTCGATATCGAACTGGTCACCTCAAAACAAATCGCTGCACTGACTTCGGCTGCCAATCAAACCAATTTGCAAGGTGGCCTCTATTGCCGTAGCGAGCTGCGTGTCACCCCTCCGATTGCGATCAGTTCCGCAACGTCCTACCTTGCTACGACACTGGGGGTGCAATTCCACTTCGAGACACCGATCACCAAGGTCGAATCTGGCGTAGCGTTTTCGGCAGACGGCCAGTCGTTTACCGCTAAGCGCATCGTGATCGCCACAGGGGCCTACTTTCAATATTTGTTCCCCAAAATCCACAAAGCCGAACGACTGCTTTTGTGCAAGCTGCAGATGTTGCTCACCGAAGCGCAACCAGCCAATTGGCAGTTGGGGCCACACATTGCCAGCGGGCTCACGCTACGACACTATCCTTCGTTCATCGGCTGCCCTTCTCTGGCTGCGGTAAAAGAACGGATCGCCCAAGCTTGCCCGGAACTCGACCGATACGGCATCCACGTCATGGCCTCGCAAGCGGACGGGGGTGGTTTGATCTTGGGTGATTCGCACGAATACAACGACGATATCGAACCAACCGACAAGGCGGAAATCGATGCGTTGATGTTGCAAGAGCTGCGTAAGATTATCGATGTCCCCAATTGGAACATCGCCCGCCGCTGGAGCGGTCTGTACGCCAAACACCCGAGCCAGATGTGCTTCGTGCGGGAAGTTTGCCCTGACGTGTTAGTCGTCAATGGATTCGGCGGCAACGGTATGACTCTCGCGTTGGCGTTCTCTGAAGCGATCATTCATCGCTGGAAAGATTCAGCACACCTGGAAGCGTTACACGGCACGCCGGTGAGCGATCGCCACTAA
- a CDS encoding DUF1328 domain-containing protein: MLSWALTFLVIALIAAALGFGGLAGAATGIAKILFFVFIVLFVIGLIGGAVRRPVA; encoded by the coding sequence ATGTTGAGTTGGGCACTGACATTTTTGGTTATCGCTCTGATCGCCGCTGCACTTGGTTTTGGTGGTCTCGCCGGGGCCGCAACAGGGATCGCGAAGATCTTGTTCTTCGTCTTTATCGTCCTATTTGTGATCGGTTTGATCGGCGGTGCCGTTCGCCGTCCAGTAGCTTAG
- a CDS encoding sigma-54-dependent transcriptional regulator produces the protein MPKLLVIDDDRTVHRLVEKTFEETGVTTVCCSLAEDGLNLIRTESPDALLLDIMLREANGLELATQIRHLDPKLPIIFITAMNDSDTAIQAMSRGAYDYLLKPLNKQEVQDLVERAFDTRRLMQSPVHMQEATSSNEQGDLLVGRSQGMLDVYKKIGRVAPQDVAVIILGESGTGKELIARAIYHHSSRRNECFMAINCAALSDTLLESELFGHEKGAFTGADRRHIGKFEQCNGGTIFLDEIGDMSPSTQSKVLRLLQEQKFERVGGTETIETDVRIISATNRDLEQMIEDGEFRLDLYHRLNTFQINLPPLRKRGGDVQLLLEHFLSRFNKSLKKHISGISDEAVKMLLGYSWPGNIRELQAVLRKAMLMAVGPVLVPEFFPSELHGEGEDIAPPAEVKPTARPGEDFQLFLSELEAANSTEMYAEALEWMERQLITRVLTVTEGNQSKAAEKLGITRGSLRNKIRSLNISIDHVISSDE, from the coding sequence ATGCCAAAATTGTTAGTCATCGACGACGATCGCACCGTTCACCGTTTGGTGGAAAAAACCTTTGAAGAAACAGGGGTAACGACGGTTTGTTGCAGCCTAGCCGAAGATGGTTTGAACCTGATTCGGACGGAATCCCCGGATGCGCTCCTGCTTGATATTATGCTGCGGGAAGCCAATGGTTTAGAGTTGGCCACGCAGATTCGCCACTTAGACCCAAAATTGCCCATCATCTTCATCACCGCGATGAACGATAGTGATACCGCGATTCAGGCCATGTCGCGCGGGGCGTACGACTACTTGCTGAAACCCCTCAACAAGCAGGAAGTTCAGGACCTAGTCGAACGGGCTTTTGATACCCGGCGTTTGATGCAGTCGCCCGTCCACATGCAGGAAGCGACCTCGTCCAACGAGCAAGGTGATTTGCTTGTTGGACGTAGCCAAGGGATGCTGGACGTTTATAAGAAGATTGGCCGAGTGGCTCCCCAAGATGTGGCTGTCATTATCTTGGGTGAAAGTGGTACCGGCAAAGAGCTTATCGCTCGGGCCATCTATCATCACAGCAGCCGCCGAAACGAATGCTTCATGGCGATCAACTGCGCCGCGTTGTCCGATACTTTGCTCGAGAGCGAGCTGTTTGGGCATGAAAAGGGAGCATTTACTGGGGCCGACCGTCGCCATATCGGAAAGTTCGAGCAGTGCAACGGCGGCACGATTTTCCTCGACGAAATCGGTGACATGTCTCCCTCGACGCAAAGCAAAGTGCTGCGGCTGCTGCAAGAGCAGAAGTTCGAGCGTGTGGGCGGGACAGAGACCATCGAGACCGACGTCCGAATCATCTCGGCCACCAATCGTGATCTTGAACAGATGATTGAAGACGGCGAGTTTCGCTTGGACTTGTACCATCGACTCAACACATTCCAAATTAACCTGCCGCCGTTAAGAAAGCGTGGTGGGGATGTGCAGTTGTTGCTGGAACACTTTTTGTCACGCTTCAATAAATCGCTGAAAAAGCATATTTCGGGAATCTCCGACGAAGCCGTTAAAATGCTGCTTGGCTATTCCTGGCCTGGCAACATCCGCGAATTGCAGGCCGTCTTACGTAAAGCCATGTTGATGGCCGTGGGACCAGTGCTTGTGCCAGAGTTTTTCCCCAGCGAGTTACATGGAGAGGGAGAGGACATTGCTCCCCCAGCCGAGGTCAAGCCGACGGCCAGACCCGGCGAAGACTTTCAGCTTTTCCTCAGTGAACTCGAAGCGGCCAATTCCACCGAGATGTATGCCGAAGCACTCGAGTGGATGGAACGCCAGTTGATTACCCGGGTGTTGACGGTCACCGAGGGGAATCAATCAAAAGCCGCAGAAAAGCTGGGCATTACGCGAGGAAGTCTTCGCAATAAGATTCGCTCGCTGAACATCTCAATCGACCACGTCATCAGTTCGGATGAATAG
- a CDS encoding xylose operon transcription regulator XylR, whose protein sequence is MIPPRKEVALLIETSNEYARGLLDGVVRYMEEFQRWSIFLPEQGRGAKPPKWLKQWKGDGIIARIETPEIATAMKQMPMPIVDVSAARLMPDLPCVETDDRAICQLAVEHLLQRGFANFAFCGDSSFAWSKWREKYFVEALAEQGYGCHVLDLPTSEDGKESNPRNMQRLDRWIERLPQPIGIMACYDIRGQLLLEACRELEIDVPRQVAVIGVDNDRLLCDLCSPPLSSVIPDSRRTGFEAARLLDQMMKGEPVRHKQLFIPPLGVATRRSTDVLATDDPLVGMAMQFIREHACDGINVGDVLKAVESTRRVLEYRFKQITGQTPHEAIVHQRIDKVRQLLHDTDLSIGDIADRAGFEHVEYMSATFRKKTGLSPTAYRRKVQPS, encoded by the coding sequence ATGATTCCGCCTCGCAAAGAGGTTGCCCTGCTCATCGAAACTTCCAATGAATATGCGCGAGGGCTACTCGATGGTGTCGTGCGTTATATGGAAGAATTTCAGCGCTGGTCAATCTTCCTGCCCGAGCAAGGCCGTGGAGCGAAACCGCCGAAGTGGCTCAAGCAATGGAAAGGGGACGGGATCATTGCGCGGATCGAAACTCCTGAGATTGCAACGGCCATGAAGCAGATGCCGATGCCGATCGTCGATGTCAGCGCCGCGCGTCTCATGCCCGACTTGCCCTGCGTTGAAACGGACGACCGCGCGATTTGCCAACTGGCGGTCGAACACTTGCTGCAGCGTGGTTTTGCCAACTTTGCTTTCTGTGGCGATTCGTCGTTCGCGTGGAGTAAGTGGCGCGAGAAGTATTTTGTCGAGGCGCTTGCCGAGCAAGGCTACGGCTGCCATGTGCTCGATCTGCCAACCAGTGAAGACGGCAAGGAATCAAACCCTCGGAACATGCAACGGCTCGATCGATGGATCGAGCGGCTGCCTCAACCGATCGGTATCATGGCATGTTACGACATTCGGGGCCAACTCCTCCTGGAAGCTTGTCGCGAGTTGGAAATTGACGTCCCACGTCAGGTAGCAGTCATCGGTGTCGATAACGATCGGCTGCTGTGCGATCTTTGTTCGCCGCCACTTTCCAGCGTGATCCCTGATAGCCGTCGTACCGGTTTTGAAGCGGCTCGCTTGCTCGACCAGATGATGAAAGGGGAGCCGGTTCGGCATAAACAACTGTTCATTCCCCCGCTCGGCGTGGCTACCCGGCGTTCGACCGACGTGCTGGCAACCGACGATCCGTTGGTGGGCATGGCGATGCAGTTCATCCGTGAACATGCTTGCGATGGAATTAACGTGGGAGATGTTCTAAAAGCGGTTGAAAGTACCCGCCGAGTGCTTGAATACCGTTTCAAGCAAATCACCGGCCAAACCCCGCACGAAGCGATCGTGCATCAGCGGATCGACAAGGTCCGACAATTACTGCACGACACCGACCTTAGTATTGGCGACATCGCAGACCGGGCCGGCTTCGAGCATGTCGAATACATGAGCGCTACTTTCCGGAAGAAGACCGGCCTCTCACCAACCGCCTATCGCCGCAAAGTTCAGCCGAGCTAA
- a CDS encoding metallophosphoesterase: MRFAWLPTLAIVLLSTTQVVLAHDGPDPLARWRFDSESIVPQSDKAISLRARRGPDGTIVGKHQILGKKYDETLYFAGGESGVLLAENHKDAQKYLPTEHMTVSLVASIDQPQKWGGLIGVVQDNGKNESGWVVGYNEEVFTFALRGTEGTDRLTYLAGKTKYEKGKLYHVVATYDGKLMQLFVNGKLDAESNAQAGPIYYPEQTPFVLGAFCDSDEVNGHKGRIREIVLYDLAAKPAWVAHDFEHNANLTSLPAEEVQEPLDFVMKPYLQFGTQTSMTVMWRTNRPGSATLYYGETDECPQKIEVADAKEIHEIKIEGLEPETQYFYRTETRLKPEDEPLSSEVATFQTAVKRDTPFAFAVISDTQGNPKVSGTVGDYAWAQRPSFLLHAGDLVSTGKNESHWTQHFFPSMNPLMRHVPTFPVLGNHEQDAKFYYDYFSLPAPEYYYQFRFGNSDFFMIDSNRNVGPDSEQYKWLEKALSESDATWKFVCHHHPPYSSDENDYGNLWKTNKSTRGDLDARQLVPLYEKYNVDIVWNGHIHSYERTWPVRENKAVVAGAPVYMIVGGGGGNLETPGPVRPFFMNTVRRGHHYVMVRINGTKLEFQAYDIENRLFDEMVISKKTVSDN; the protein is encoded by the coding sequence ATGCGTTTTGCCTGGTTACCCACTTTGGCGATCGTGCTGCTATCGACTACGCAGGTAGTGCTGGCACACGATGGCCCTGATCCGCTTGCTCGTTGGCGGTTCGATTCGGAATCGATCGTTCCCCAGTCCGACAAAGCGATCAGCCTACGTGCCCGTCGCGGCCCTGATGGGACGATCGTTGGCAAGCATCAGATTCTAGGCAAGAAGTATGATGAAACGTTGTATTTCGCCGGCGGCGAAAGCGGGGTTCTCTTAGCCGAAAATCACAAAGACGCCCAGAAATATCTTCCCACCGAACACATGACCGTTTCGTTGGTTGCCTCGATCGATCAGCCACAAAAATGGGGTGGACTCATTGGCGTGGTCCAAGACAACGGCAAGAACGAATCAGGCTGGGTCGTCGGTTACAACGAAGAAGTCTTCACGTTCGCTTTGCGTGGCACCGAGGGAACGGATCGCTTGACCTACCTGGCCGGTAAAACAAAGTACGAAAAGGGCAAGCTTTATCACGTGGTCGCCACCTACGACGGCAAGCTGATGCAGTTGTTTGTTAACGGCAAACTCGATGCGGAAAGCAATGCCCAGGCAGGGCCGATTTACTACCCGGAGCAAACACCATTCGTGCTAGGTGCGTTCTGCGACTCCGACGAGGTCAACGGACACAAAGGCCGCATTCGTGAAATCGTGCTCTACGATCTGGCCGCTAAACCAGCTTGGGTCGCCCACGACTTCGAACACAATGCCAACCTCACTTCGCTGCCAGCCGAAGAAGTACAGGAACCGCTTGACTTCGTCATGAAGCCTTACCTGCAGTTCGGCACCCAAACCTCGATGACGGTGATGTGGCGCACCAACCGCCCTGGCTCGGCCACGCTGTACTATGGTGAAACGGATGAATGCCCCCAAAAGATTGAGGTTGCCGACGCGAAGGAGATTCACGAGATTAAAATCGAGGGCTTGGAACCAGAAACCCAATACTTCTATCGCACCGAAACCCGCTTAAAACCAGAGGACGAACCTCTTTCAAGCGAAGTTGCCACCTTTCAAACGGCTGTCAAACGCGACACGCCGTTTGCTTTCGCCGTGATTAGCGATACCCAAGGCAACCCTAAAGTCAGCGGCACCGTCGGTGATTATGCTTGGGCTCAGCGTCCAAGCTTCTTGCTTCACGCTGGCGACCTGGTCAGCACCGGAAAGAATGAATCGCATTGGACGCAACATTTCTTCCCAAGCATGAACCCACTGATGCGGCATGTTCCCACTTTCCCAGTGTTGGGCAACCACGAACAAGATGCAAAGTTCTACTACGATTACTTTTCGTTGCCTGCTCCGGAATACTATTACCAATTCCGTTTCGGCAACTCCGATTTCTTTATGATCGACTCGAACCGGAATGTTGGTCCCGATTCCGAGCAGTACAAATGGCTAGAGAAAGCGTTGTCGGAATCGGATGCGACGTGGAAGTTTGTTTGCCACCACCATCCCCCCTACTCTTCCGACGAGAATGATTATGGCAATCTCTGGAAGACGAACAAATCGACCCGAGGTGACTTAGACGCGCGGCAATTGGTTCCGCTGTACGAGAAGTACAACGTCGATATCGTCTGGAATGGTCACATCCATTCGTACGAACGAACCTGGCCGGTTCGCGAGAACAAGGCCGTCGTCGCAGGAGCCCCGGTTTATATGATTGTCGGTGGTGGTGGGGGCAACCTAGAAACCCCAGGCCCGGTTCGCCCCTTCTTCATGAACACGGTTCGCCGTGGTCATCATTACGTCATGGTCCGGATCAATGGAACCAAGCTAGAGTTCCAGGCCTACGACATCGAAAACCGTTTGTTCGACGAGATGGTTATCTCAAAGAAAACAGTTAGCGATAACTAA
- the dps gene encoding DNA starvation/stationary phase protection protein Dps yields MKFKRHVLPEDKAKPTSEELQKNLIALIDLSLTLKQAHWNVVGKNFRSIHLQLDEIILTTRDASDEVAERIVMIGFSPDGRSSTVAKETPLKSYDTGFVSVDGTIQAVADALQTTIGELREGIEKLDDLDLVSQDMLIAVSSALEKHLWMIQAQEL; encoded by the coding sequence ATGAAATTCAAACGCCACGTCCTGCCAGAAGATAAAGCCAAACCGACTTCGGAAGAACTTCAAAAAAATTTGATCGCTTTGATCGATCTTTCCCTAACGCTGAAACAAGCTCACTGGAATGTTGTGGGAAAGAACTTCCGTTCGATCCATCTCCAGCTTGACGAGATCATCCTGACCACCCGGGATGCTTCCGATGAAGTGGCCGAGCGGATTGTGATGATCGGTTTTTCTCCCGATGGGCGGTCGAGCACCGTCGCCAAAGAGACGCCTTTGAAGTCGTACGATACCGGCTTCGTCAGCGTCGATGGAACCATTCAAGCGGTCGCCGATGCCTTGCAAACGACCATTGGCGAGCTGCGTGAAGGAATTGAAAAACTTGACGACTTAGACCTGGTAAGCCAGGACATGCTGATCGCGGTTTCCAGCGCCCTGGAGAAACATCTCTGGATGATTCAAGCTCAAGAACTGTAA
- a CDS encoding shikimate kinase: MAAAASHNVTLIGMPGSGKSTIGVVLAKRINRQFVDTDLIIQTTQQRTLQEIMDSEGFAAFCQIEEEAVLSVDVDYHVVATGGSVVYGPEGMAHLKKLGQVVFLKTGLKTLEERLSNMATRGIALKPGQTLEHLFHERNQLYSEYADITIACDGLNVEQICEKIEVALG, encoded by the coding sequence ATGGCCGCTGCAGCTTCCCACAATGTCACTCTGATCGGCATGCCAGGTTCCGGCAAAAGCACCATTGGGGTGGTTTTGGCCAAACGAATTAATCGTCAATTCGTCGATACCGACCTGATCATCCAAACTACGCAGCAGCGAACCTTGCAAGAGATAATGGACTCTGAGGGTTTCGCAGCGTTCTGTCAGATCGAGGAAGAAGCCGTATTAAGCGTTGACGTTGACTATCATGTGGTAGCCACCGGCGGCAGTGTTGTTTACGGGCCGGAGGGGATGGCCCACTTGAAAAAACTCGGCCAGGTTGTCTTCTTAAAGACCGGCCTAAAGACCCTCGAAGAGCGTTTGTCGAACATGGCCACGCGCGGCATTGCCTTAAAACCGGGGCAAACACTAGAGCATCTCTTCCACGAGCGCAACCAACTCTACTCCGAATACGCCGACATCACGATCGCGTGCGACGGGCTAAACGTCGAACAGATTTGCGAAAAGATTGAAGTAGCTTTGGGCTAA